A stretch of Henckelia pumila isolate YLH828 chromosome 4, ASM3356847v2, whole genome shotgun sequence DNA encodes these proteins:
- the LOC140862582 gene encoding uncharacterized protein: MLAKYIAGNEMRWQNHDAMMQRVETQLGQLANQLSSRAPGSLPSDTVKNPKEVNAIFVQQAMTVKTEEKEVKVEHTPEHVILSPRKGKKGKEDDLNSNVDISSLPFPQRARQLNFDHQFKKFLEIFKKLHVNIPFADALAQIPSYAKFLKEILANKRKLTNLGTVNLNEECSAVLLNKLPPKLQDLGSFSIPCAIGSMSFDKALCDLGASINLMPYSLAKKLGIGVMEPTTMSLKLADRSIKHPKGIVENVLLKVDKFIFPVDFVVLDMDDDRETPLILGRPFLATSRALIDVQKGELILRLNDKQVVFNMFKSDSSYPKVNDFCLNVDARGTCVGSNVEVRNEVKFSSLKTKELTAISQNPKFSVEEPLGLEYKSLPSYLKYVTLEDSSIPVIVSSYLAGREESKLARLLRDYICTMGWSIDDIKGLGPIVMLDDSIRRNRGDEGYRSTTSNDPP; the protein is encoded by the coding sequence ATGCTTGCAAAATACATAGCTGGAAACGAGatgagatggcagaaccatgATGCCATGATGCAAAGGGTGGAAACTCAGTTGGGACAATTGGCAAACCAGTTATCTTCCCGGGCTCCAGGCTCACTACCTAGTGACACAGTGAAGAATCCTAAGGAAGTGAATGCCATCTTTGTGCAACAAGCTATGACAGTCAAGACAGAGGAGAAAGAAGTCAAGGTAGAGCACACACCAGAACACGTCATTCTATCTCCACGCaaaggtaagaaaggtaaggaAGATGACTTAAATTCTAATGTTGATATTTCTAGTCTTCCTTTTCCCCAAAGAGCTAGACAATTAAATTTTGATcatcaatttaaaaaatttcttgaaattttcaagaaactccaTGTTAACATCCCTTTTGCAGATGCCCTAGCTCAAATACCGAGTTATGCTAAGTTCTTGAAAGAAATTCTAGCAAATAAGAGGAAGCTGACCAATTTGGGTACCGTGAATTTGAATGAGGAATGTTCGGCAGTACTTCTAAACAAGCTCCCACCAAAACTTCAAGATctagggagtttttctataccttgTGCTATCGGTAGCATGTCATTTGATAAAGCTTTATGTGATCTAGGTGCTAGTATCAATTTAATGCCATATTCACTTGCAAAAAAATTGGGTATAGGAGTAATGGAACCTACCACTATGTCCCTCAAGCTTGCTGATAGATCAATTAAACATCCTAAGGGAATAGTGGAAAATGTTTTGCTTAAAGTCGATAAATTTATCTTTCCTGTGGACTTTGTGGTACTTGATATGGATGATGATCGTGAAACTCCTTTGATATTAGGACGTCCATTCTTGGCAACCAGTAGAGCATTAATTGATGTTCAGAAGGGGGAATTAATACTTCGGTTGAATGATAAGCAAGTGGTGTTTAATATGTTTAAAAGTGATTCCTCTTATCCTAAAGTCAATGATTTTTGTCTGAATGTTGATGCTCGTGGTACATGTGTAGGTAGCAATGTTGAGGTACGAAATGAAGTGAAATTTTCCTCTTTGAAGACGAAAGAATTAACTGCAATCTcgcaaaatccaaaattttctgTCGAAGAGCCTCTTGGACTTGAATATAAATCTTTGCCCTCTTATTTGAAATATGTGACATTGGAAGATTCAAGTATACCTGTAATTGTTTCATCTTATTTGGCAGGTAGGGAAGAATCAAAGCTTGCTAGGCTCTTACGCGATTATATTTGCACAATGGGGTGGAGCATCGATGATATAAAAGGACTTGGACCCATAGTGATGTTGGATGACAGCATACGCAGAAATCGTGGTGACGAAGGATATAGATCCACGACATCAAATGATCCACCTTAA